A genomic segment from Methanolobus zinderi encodes:
- a CDS encoding radical SAM protein, translated as MPELFMDRYSGIKANTLPARNIILRHLDVSFETGLREEELWNIHDRGMKRYRNLERKIFQTGKAVNLPEAEKNLLDLKIELSERIISYCHLCQHRCMVDRPAGEKGFCRLTDVSRYAAEFMHMGEEPQLVPSHTIFFTGCVFSCVFCQNWDISTHPENGRQVIPEELAHIIDNMRAKGSENVNFVTPTPHLMNVLKIVRNIEVNIPVIWNSNMYHSPESAKLLEGVVDLYLGDFKYGNDRCAFRYSKVRNYMDTVGQNFKAAARQAEVLVRHLVMPGHLDCCTRPVMKWIAENTPQARLNLMFQYRPEYIACRYPEINRHLTNEEIKKALLIVKEEGLEG; from the coding sequence ATGCCTGAACTCTTTATGGACAGATACTCAGGAATAAAGGCCAACACACTTCCTGCAAGAAATATTATCCTGAGACACTTAGATGTTTCGTTCGAAACGGGTCTTAGGGAAGAGGAACTCTGGAATATACATGACAGAGGAATGAAGAGATACAGAAATCTTGAGAGAAAGATATTCCAGACGGGTAAAGCTGTAAATCTTCCTGAAGCTGAAAAGAACTTGCTTGATCTGAAGATCGAACTATCGGAAAGAATCATAAGCTACTGCCACCTTTGTCAGCACCGTTGCATGGTTGATCGCCCTGCAGGTGAGAAAGGGTTCTGCAGACTTACGGACGTATCACGATATGCTGCGGAATTCATGCATATGGGAGAAGAGCCACAGCTTGTGCCCTCCCATACGATCTTTTTCACAGGATGTGTCTTTTCCTGCGTATTCTGCCAGAACTGGGATATTTCCACACACCCTGAAAACGGCAGGCAGGTCATACCGGAAGAGCTCGCACATATTATAGACAACATGCGTGCAAAGGGTTCTGAAAATGTCAACTTCGTTACACCCACACCTCACCTGATGAATGTACTGAAAATCGTCAGAAATATAGAAGTCAACATACCGGTGATATGGAATTCGAACATGTATCATTCTCCTGAATCTGCGAAATTGCTTGAAGGGGTAGTGGATCTCTACCTTGGTGACTTCAAGTACGGTAATGACAGGTGTGCATTCAGGTATTCAAAGGTCAGAAACTACATGGATACGGTGGGGCAGAATTTTAAAGCTGCAGCCCGTCAGGCAGAGGTGCTTGTACGACACCTCGTCATGCCGGGACATCTGGATTGCTGCACACGACCGGTCATGAAGTGGATAGCGGAAAATACTCCACAAGCAAGACTAAATCTGATGTTCCAGTACAGGCCGGAGTATATAGCCTGCAGATATCCTGAGATCAACAGACATCTTACAAATGAGGAAATAAAAAAAGCTCTCTTGATCGTAAAAGAGGAAGGACTTGAGGGGTAA